From the genome of Uranotaenia lowii strain MFRU-FL chromosome 1, ASM2978415v1, whole genome shotgun sequence, one region includes:
- the LOC129737733 gene encoding uncharacterized protein LOC129737733, whose translation MEESIKKRNNLFEKIKWELETARRVETRNPPVCEVRERLSRLHTLGTTFFDIQDEIEEQTESLEAVASVFNYRTEFEDRYYAAKAIYSGLEDSSDISEDTEGGSSRGIKNAIETLIQAQQVLLSSQATVSTRTNELTVQLNEMRQIGFQGAHPADQQLNVRLPPINIPIFKGNRKEWQSFKDLYTSTIHNKPTLPNSQKLQYLLSYLDGEAKSLVNSFTITDANYLQVWERLLERYDKPKYTVFALVKEFLDQPAVTSSSNQVSLRKLVTTSDEVIRQLDAMGEAYRTRDAWLIHLLLEKIDKETRALWAQKIVELENPTFQQFLAFLENRCDALETCSSFTNSKSSWGEVKKEVRIQTRSAEKKVSSYHTTPHQCSLCSEQHQLYHCKQFLQSTTATRRELVQKSNLCFNCLRPAHSVRNCTSKTSCRNEGCKQRHHTLLCQLGDSQESMVRSTFVSTSSNFSIQQPESETQPSTEVSSFKAEINPSETTTKISVLPTALIRLRNRNGSFQLVRAMIDSGSGTTLISEACVSSLGLSRNNARLPVTGVAGAKAGTTKGAVRLEIASRFNDDIVLTTQAYILEVLASPTPCQRFDTKQSHFLRDLPLADPGFNKPGPIDVILGVEVFLPILQAGQVTDEDGLPVAQRSVLGWLVAGRISGESSIQTHQVSYTVQLDVNIDRALRSFWETEEIPPAKLLTADEQRVVELFETTHKRNETGRFVVRLPFDETKPALGESLNAAVKRLHSMERRFIRNPSFKQLYVDFMAEYQQLGHMELIPSSEVTTQPSKCFYLPHHAVEKHDSATTKLRVVFDGSSKTSTGVSLNDRLLVGPNNTEDLFDVLCRFRTYPIVFMSDVEKMYRQVLVDDQDTDYQRIVWREDPEQPIQHYRLKTVTYGTSSAAYLATEALKQAARDCAEEYQQASQVILKGSYVDDIISGARSIDEAKNLVSQIRSILEKAGFKLRKWSSNNPQLLDSLTDTRDGPIPIEFISSSNSIKALGIRWSPSTDCFDFKVSLDPTSVNTKRQLLSDASKLFDPFGWLSPTIVKVKILFQQLWLHDLSWDDPLPAAIEQEWITVKHNLHQLEEIKIPRFITNDEQVQLIGFCDASESAYAAVVYGRWVNEFGDVQVNLIAAKTKVAPIKQITLPRLELNAAVLLSKLINKISISLSHLNLETFVWTDSTVVLEWLSSHPKRWKNFVANRTSTILETLPRSMWHHVSSKDNPADCASRGIPPAELVTHDLWWTGPSWLYDEASFLEHINTKDTIYNVPEDVLEQRPAVTYVTTVQSEPMVAQYILERYSSLRYASRILASINRYVNNVKANCKAKKIIRIVGALTPDELSAANLQLVKVAQQDAFGSELKALQNGAEVGRRSKLKSLYPFIDGKGILRVGGRLQNANIPYEMKHPVILPRDHRYTLLLIQQVHLDNLHAGPTLMIATLNQRYWVIGCQTIVRQQTSKCPRCCRMKAKTAAQLMGSLPAVRMMPVRAFIHVGIDYAGPIFIKSCNPRKPYVTKGYIVVVVCLSTKAIHLELASDLSSNGFLLALKRFIARRGLCTEIWSDNGTNFVGADNQLQGFFQSNEFKQRAERFSSNVGIKWTFITPSAPHMGGLWEAAVKSAKTHLYKVLKNEKKTYEELYTILTQTEACLNSRPLCALSSSPDSCDALTPGHFIIGQPLNLLPEPGVPNAPINRLDKFQVLQKQVADVWSRWKDEYITSLQPRTKWQSPADNLRVGQLVLVKNENIPPGQWELARIIAVHPDPTGSVRNVTLRRGSTEYDRPIHRLVPIPSD comes from the coding sequence ATGGAAGAAAGCATCAAGAAGCGCAATAATCTCTTCGAGAAAATTAAATGGGAGCTCGAGACAGCAAGGAGAGTGGAAACGCGCAATCCCCCAGTGTGTGAGGTTAGGGAACGCCTCAGCCGTTTGCACACTCTGGGCACCACCTTTTTTGACATCCAGGACGAAATTGAGGAGCAAACCGAATCACTCGAGGCGGTCGCTTCGGTTTTCAACTACCGCACCGAGTTCGAGGATCGGTACTATGCAGCCAAGGCGATTTACTCCGGGTTGGAAGATTCTTCCGACATTAGCGAGGACACCGAGGGCGGTTCCAGTCGGGGAATCAAGAACGCGATCGAAACCTTGATCCAGGCGCAGCAGGTGCTTCTGTCCAGCCAAGCTACAGTTTCAACTCGCACCAACGAGTTAACTGTCCAGCTCAACGAAATGCGACAGATCGGATTCCAAGGCGCACACCCGGCAGACCAGCAGCTCAACGTAAGATTGCCTCCAATCAACATCCCGATCTTCAAAGGCAACCGGAAGGAGTGGCAGTCTTTCAAGGACCTATACACTAGCACCATCCACAACAAGCCAACGTTGCCAAATTCCCAGAAGCTCCAGTATTTGCTTTCCTACTTGGACGGCGAAGCAAAATCCCTGGTGAATTCTTTCACCATCACCGATGCCAACTACCTCCAAGTGTGGGAACGACTGCTGGAACGCTACGACAAACCCAAGTATACGGTATTCGCCTTGGTGAAAGAATTCCTGGATCAGCCAGCAGTTACTTCCTCCTCCAATCAAGTGAGCCTGCGGAAATTGGTGACAACATCCGACGAGGTGATCAGGCAGCTAGACGCTATGGGTGAAGCCTACCGAACCCGAGACGCCTGGTTGATTCATCTTCTGCTGGAGAAAATCGACAAGGAAACCCGAGCACTGTGGGCACAAAAAATCGTCGAGCTGGAGAATCCCACATTCCAACAGTTCCTGGCATTCCTCGAGAACCGATGTGACGCTCTGGAAACTTGCTCTTCCTTCACCAACAGCAAGTCATCATGGGGAGAAGTGAAGAAAGAAGTTCGCATCCAGACCAGGTCCGCCGAGAAAAAGGTTTCTAGTTACCACACAACACCTCATCAGTGCTCACTGTGCTCCGAACAACACCAACTTTACCACTGCAAGCAGTTCCTACAATCAACCACAGCCACCCGGAGAGAGTTAGTACAGAAATCAAATCTGTGCTTCAACTGCCTCCGCCCGGCCCACTCCGTTCGAAACTGCACATCGAAAACCAGCTGTCGAAATGAAGGATGCAAGCAGCGGCACCATACGCTCCTCTGTCAACTTGGTGACAGTCAGGAATCTATGGTCCGGTCCACCTTCGTGTCAACATCAAGCAACTTTTCGATCCAGCAGCCCGAATCCGAAACGCAGCCGTCGACGGAGGTGTCAAGTTTCAAAGCCGAAATCAACCCATCCGAAACGACCACCAAGATTTCAGTCCTACCAACAGCACTCATCCGACTTCGAAATCGAAATGGCTCTTTCCAGCTAGTGAGAGCGATGATCGATTCCGGTTCCGGCACAACACTCATCAGTGAGGCGTGTGTGTCGAGCCTCGGACTCAGCAGAAACAACGCAAGACTTCCCGTCACCGGTGTAGCTGGTGCCAAAGCCGGTACCACAAAAGGTGCGGTGCGATTGGAAATCGCATCCCGATTCAACGACGACATCGTACTGACAACCCAAGCCTACATCCTCGAAGTTCTGGCATCACCAACACCGTGCCAGCGCTTTGACACCAAACAATCGCACTTCTTGCGCGATTTGCCGCTGGCGGATCCTGGCTTCAATAAGCCGGGGCCAATCGACGTCATCCTGGGGGTGGAAGTGTTTCTGCCCATTCTACAAGCAGGCCAAGTCACCGACGAAGATGGTTTACCGGTCGCACAGAGGTCCGTGCTCGGCTGGTTGGTCGCCGGAAGAATTTCTGGTGAAAGCAGCATCCAAACGCATCAGGTGTCCTACACTGTGCAGCTCGATGTGAACATCGATCGAGCTCTGCGCAGCTTCTGGGAGACCGAAGAGATTCCACCGGCAAAACTTCTCACCGCTGACGAACAACGTGTGGTGGAATTGTTCGAAACAACACACAAGCGCAACGAAACGGGCCGATTCGTTGTTCGGCTTCCTTTTGACGAAACCAAACCCGCCCTGGGAGAATCGCTGAACGCGGCCGTCAAACGGTTGCATTCCATGGAACGGCGATTCATCAGAAATCCATCCTTCAAGCAACTTTACGTGGACTTCATGGCGGAGTATCAGCAACTGGGCCACATGGAACTGATTCCGTCATCCGAGGTAACAACGCAACCAAGTAAGTGCTTTTATTTACCCCATCACGCCGTGGAGAAACATGACAGCGCAACAACCAAACTGCGAGTCGTTTTCGATGGCTCATCCAAGACCAGCACTGGCGTCTCACTAAACGACCGACTGCTAGTGGGACCAAACAACACCGAAGACCTATTCGACGTTCTGTGTCGCTTTCGAACCTATCCAATTGTGTTCATGAGCGATGTGGAAAAAATGTACAGGCAAGTTTTGGTCGACGATCAAGACACCGACTATCAACGAATCGTTTGGCGAGAAGACCCGGAACAACCAATCCAACACTATCGACTGAAAACCGTGACGTATGGCACCTCCAGCGCTGCGTATCTTGCCACCGAAGCACTCAAGCAGGCAGCCCGAGACTGTGCCGAAGAATATCAACAAGCCAGCCAGGTCATCTTGAAAGGGTCCTATGTTGACGACATCATCAGCGGTGCACGTTCCATCGACGAGGCAAAAAATCTGGTTTCTCAAATTAGGTCGATACTTGAGAAAGCCGGATTCAAACTCAGAAAGTGGAGCTCAAACAATCCTCAACTTCTGGACAGCTTAACCGACACAAGAGATGGTCCCATTCCAATTGAattcatcagcagcagcaactcaATCAAAGCACTCGGCATCCGATGGTCGCCAAGcaccgattgctttgatttcaaAGTGTCTCTGGATCCAACGAGTGTGAATACCAAACGGCAATTACTTTCCGATGCATCTAAATTATTTGATCCCTTTGGTTGGCTCTCACCCACAATCGTAAAAGTCAAAATACTATTCCAACAACTTTGGCTACACGATTTGTCGTGGGACGATCCCTTACCTGCGGCTATTGAACAAGAGTGGATCACCGTCAAGCACAATCTTCATCAGCTGGAAGAAATCAAAATTCCCCGATTCATCACTAACGACGAACAGGTGCAACTGATTGGTTTCTGTGACGCATCCGAATCAGCATATGCTGCAGTAGTATATGGTCGATGGGTAAACGAATTTGGCGACGTACAAGTTAACCTCATCGCTGCTAAAACGAAAGTggcacccatcaagcaaatcaCTCTACCACGTTTGGAATTGAACGCTGCTGTACTGCTGAGcaaattgataaacaaaatttcaatttcgctCAGCCATCTCAATCTCGAAACATTCGTTTGGACCGATTCTACTGTCGTTTTGGAATGGTTGTCTTCGCATCCCAAACGGTGGAAGAATTTTGTGGCGAACCGAACATCAACAATTTTGGAAACCCTCCCCAGAAGCATGTGGCATCATGTTTCCTCCAAGGACAATCCAGCTGATTGTGCCTCTCGCGGAATTCCTCCAGCCGAACTCGTCACACACGACCTGTGGTGGACAGGTCCCTCCTGGCTTTACGACGAAGCCTCCTTTTTGGAACATATCAACACGAAAGATACGATCTATAACGTACCCGAAGACGTCCTCGAGCAGCGACCAGCCGTTACTTATGTCACCACAGTGCAGTCCGAGCCAATGGTGGCTCAATATATTTTGGAACGTTATTCTTCGCTACGATATGCATCCCGCATACTCGCATCAATCAACCGTTATGTGAACAATGTCAAGGCGAATTGTAAGGCCAAGAAAATAATTCGAATCGTTGGTGCTCTAACTCCCGATGAATTATCAGCGGCCAATTTGCAGCTAGTCAAGGTGGCCCAACAAGACGCATTCGGTTCCGAATTGAAGGCTCTTCAAAATGGTGCTGAGGTCGGTCGACGCAGCAAGCTCAAGTCATTATATCCGTTCATCGATGGGAAAGGCATTCTACGTGTTGGTGGGAGACTTCAAAACGCAAATATTCCGTACGAAATGAAACATCCAGTTATTTTGCCACGAGACCACAGGTACACTTTATTGCTCATCCAACAAGTACATTTGGACAATTTACACGCTGGTCCAACGCTTATGATCGCAACACTTAATCAGCGCTATTGGGTCATCGGGTGTCAAACCATCGTCCGACAGCAAACATCGAAGTGCCCTCGTTGCTGCCGCATGAAAGCAAAAACAGCTGCACAGCTTATGGGTAGCCTTCCAGCGGTCCGAATGATGCCAGTCCGTGCCTTCATCCATGTTGGTATTGACTACGCCGGTCCAATATTCATCAAGAGCTGCAACCCAAGAAAACCGTACGTGACGAAAGGATACATTGTTGTTGTAGTGTGCCTTTCAACGAAGGCCATTCATCTTGAATTAGCCAGCGATTTATCATCCAATGGTTTCCTTCTGGCTCTCAAGAGGTTCATCGCTCGTCGTGGTCTCTGCACGGAAATATGGTCCGACAATGGGACTAACTTTGTCGGGGCAGACAATCAACTCCAAGGCTTCTTCCAATCGAACGAATTCAAGCAGCGTGCCGAACGATTCTCCTCTAATGTTGGCATCAAATGGACGTTCATCACACCATCGGCGCCCCACATGGGTGGGCTATGGGAAGCGGCTGTGAAGAGTGCCAAGACGCATCTGTACAAGGTcctgaaaaatgaaaagaagaCGTATGAGGAATTGTACACCATATTGACGCAAACAGAGGCTTGTCTCAACTCAAGACCTTTGTGTGCTCTATCCAGTTCTCCGGACAGTTGTGATGCTCTCACTCCAGGGCATTTCATTATTGGTCAACCACTCAACCTATTACCCGAACCAGGTGTCCCGAATGCTCCAATCAACCGGTTGGACAAATTCCAGGTGCTGCAGAAACAGGTGGCAGACGTTTGGTCCCGATGGAAAGACGAATACATCACTTCGCTACAACCACGAACCAAATGGCAGTCCCCGGCCGACAATCTCCGAGTTGGTCAACTGGTGTTGGTCAAGAACGAAAACATCCCACCCGGCCAATGGGAACTGGCTAGGATCATCGCAGTGCATCCGGACCCCACTGGTTCGGTCCGAAACGTCACCCTTCGCAGAGGTTCAACCGAATATGATCGTCCGATCCACCGACTGGTCCCGATTCCTTCCGATTGA